CAGAGAGAGATCCTCACCTACCAGGAGATCCTGGAAAAAGTCGAAGATCTGAGCCAGTTACGCGTACAGCGCTTTCTTCTGATAAGAGGCCACCTTTACCCCCTCATATGGATTATCATAATTGTGGGCGGTATCTGCGCCATAGTGGGCTTTTATTATTTCGGCACCGAGAAGCTGAAAATCCAGCTTATCTTCGATTTCATCTTTATCTTTATCATGCTGCTCACCATCTGGCTCATTACCGAGCTCAACTATCCCTATGACGGGTGGATAAACGTTTCACCAGAGCCTTTCAAGGTAGTGCGCGACAGGATGAATTACGATGAGCTCTATGATCACCGGTTCAAAAGGCAGGACCGGATCAACTCGGAAAAGATCAAGAGCGTCATTGAAGAGAAGAAAGAAGATGCCAATGACAGGAGCTCCATTCCCCCATCCCCCGCTCCGTCGGCTTCCTCACCCTGATTCAGGCCTGCTCGCTCCCGCCTGCGGTGTAAGACATGATTGTCATCATATTTAATAATATTTCAACAAACCTGTAACATTACGGCAACAAAAATAAGAGATAATAGTAAGAGAATGCACGGGAAGAAAGCAGGTGATGCAATCCTTAGAGGGCAACCTTCAAGGCTGTTCTGACCCCATAGATAGACCTGTTCCTTACTGTGGATATCGCCGCATGAGGAAACGGAAGAAAAAAATCGGGACTGGTGAGGGGAAGGATCGCAGAACAATCTTAACAACGAGGACATACCCAATGAACAAACTCCGAAAGCCTTTGGAGGGGTCGTATTTTATCGCGGTATTCACCCTGTTCGGACTCATAGTCGGGCTTATTATATCCATATACCATACAGTCTGTACAAGATCATTTGACGCCTTCATGATGAGGCCTCTTGTAGGGGGCATCTGCGGCCTTTGCGCGTCGTCGGTCCATATACTGCTGCTATGGATTCTCAAAGGTTTGAGCAGGGGAAGGTACCACCGCCCTCCCGCTGCGCAGGTTCTTTTCTTCACTCTTCTCCTTTTTCTCTCTTTCCTTACGGCGGACAGGATATTTTTCCCCGGGAGCGCAGAGAACCCTGTACACAGTTATTGGGTATACGCCCTCACAATCCTCTCTTCGGTAATCAGCTCCTTCATTTTCGTCTATTGCGGCATATCGGAGAGAATATCCATCTCTCTCCAGGTGCTGGGGAGATACCACCTGCAGGTGATCCAGTCCCTCATCACCGTGCTTGAAGCCCGAGACCCGTCGAAAAGGGGCCATTCTAAAAGGGTGGCTGATGGATGCATCCTCCTTGCGAGGCGACTCGGCCTGCCCGAGAAAACCTGCGAAAAGCTTGGCCGCGCCGCTCTCATGCACGATCTGGGCCTCATATTCATTGACGAGAGCCTCGTGATGAAAGAATCGGCCCTCACCCCCGAGGAGCTCACGCAGATCAGGCTGCACCCCTTCATTGTGAAGAAGATCCTCACCCCCTTCAACGTCCTTTCCTGGGAGACCGAAATTATCAAGACATCACAGCTCTTCATCTATTCCGTGGATCTCCAGAAGCAGGGTGAAAAGCGCATGCCGGCAAAGACCTACTTTGAGTACAGCCTCCCCGGCAAGAAGCCGGATGACCTCCCCCTTGAAGCAAGGATCCTTTCCGTCGTTGATTTCTATGACACTCTCACCCACCCGAGGCCGTACAGGCAAGCTCTCAGCCATGAGAACACCATCAGGCAGATGTACTCCGAATGCGGCACCCGTTTTGACAGGAAAGTGGTGTCCGCCCTGGAGGATATGCTGAAAAGGAAGGAATGGCCCCTCGAAGAGGACCGTCTTGAGGAGGTCACAGGCTTTGAAGAGGAGCAGATAATGAAGGAGATTGAGGAGACGGCCAGGAACCTCGGCCTCCTCACCGCCTCCTACCGTTTCTTAGGCACAGGGAATTCCGCAGGACAGCGCGCTTTCGTGCTCACCATGGCAGGCAGCATTTTCACAGGGGCACTTACGGGCCTCACCCTCTACGCCACCACATCGGCAAGCCAGTGGCTCACCATATTCCTCTGCCAGGGGGTTCTCGCAGGCGCCCTGATCTTTGCCGTCGGCTTCCCGCTGGACAGGTTCCTCCGCAGGACACGGGGCAGCACACTCCTTGGCGGGCCGGCAGGAACTTTCCTGAGTTATGCCCTGGGCGCCGTGGCTGCGAGTCTTGCTATGCTCCACTATTTCATCTATCCTGCCACCGGGACGGCCTGCATCATTGACCTCTTCGGTGCCCTCTTCACCGCAGTCACCGCCCTCATCGCGGGGACCATAAGCCTCTTTTTCAGGCTGCTGCAGACAGCCTCCTTCGAGCTCTTGAAGGATCAGAAAAGGCTCAGGAGCCTCTTTTTTGACCTGGTCTGCGCCCTTTCGTATGCCCTTGAGGCCGTTGATCCCTATACCAAGGGCCACTCGGAAAAGGTGAGCATCTATGCGCGGAGGCTCGGTGAACACCTGAAGCTTGCCCCTGAGAAGCTGGAGAAGCTCGAAAAGGCAGCCCTTCTCCATGATATAGGAAAAATGGCCATTGACAGGACCATCATCAACAAGCCCGCGAAGCTCACCGCCGAGGAATATGCCATAATCAAGACGCACTCGGCCATAGGAGCGAGAACCCTTGAGCCCTTTGAGCACCTCCGTGATCTCTCGGTGCTGGTGAAAGCCCACCATGAGAGCTTTGACGGCAAAGGATACCCGGACAGGAGAAAATACGACGAGATTCCTCTCTTCTCAAGGATAATCTCAATTGCCGATACCTATGACGCCATGATATCAGACAGGGCATACCGCAAAGGGCTTCCCCATGAAGCCGCAATAGCTGAGTTGAGGAGATGTGCCGGAAGGCAGTTCGATCCCGACCTCGTGGAGCCTTTCATCAGGACCTTTGATGACATGGACCTATGAGAGAGCGACGCCTTTATCGCCGAAAAGGTTCCTGTACGCGCAGACAATAATATCAGCGGCCTGCTCGAAGGCGATCTTGTCCGTATTTACCACGAGGTCATAGCTTGTGGCGTCGTCAATATCCCGCTGGAAATTCTTCTTGATAAAGCTTGCCCTCTCCACGTCACGCTTCTTTATAATCTCCTCGGACTTTTTCAATGTATGGTTTTCTCTCTCTGCGAGGCTTCTGATCCTTGTGGCAAGGGGGCACACAATTCTTACCCTCAGGAGGGGGCGGTTCTTGATGAGCAGGTGGGCTCCCCGGCCGATGATGACTGTTTTCCCGTGGCCGGCCGTCACAAGGATCACCTCCGTGAGGTGGCGCAGATATTCAGAGGCGGAAAAGCCCTCTTTCCCCATGAAAGAATGGAGGTACTCCTCCACTATTGAATGGACACCTTCATCGATGGTCTCAACGGCGCTCTTGCGGATATCGGCGCGCTCGGCGATGAATTCTATGATTTCCCGGTCAAAGAGCCGAAAATTCAGCTTCTTTGCCACGAACTCGGCGATGGAGACTCCCCCTGTCCCCATCTGGCGTGAGACGGTGACTACGGGGAAGTAAGGGGCATCTTCCGTAGTTTCCAGTCGCTTTTTATGAAGCTTTTCCCGTTCCCAGATATCTATCTGCTTTCTTACGAGCTCTGAGCTTACCCGAGTTCTCATGGAACCTCCTTGATCTACTGACGCACCTCATTCTCAAGCATGATGAGGTCATCTGGCATGCTCCGGAGTATAAGGTCTCCTGGCACAGGGCCTCTTCCCTGTGGCGCCTCAGTTTCATTATACCCCCATGGCAGCACTGAGTCAATAAAGACGGGGAAGCTCATTTCCCCAGAAGGGCCTTCCCTCTCGGGGTGAGGCTGCTCTCAAGGGGCTTCCACGGGATGGTGATCTCGGGGCCTCCTAAAGGCCGAGGGCCTATCTGGTAAAACAGGAAAAAGACATGGAGCCCGTCGCCGCCCATGCAGAAATGCTTGAAATTGTCGGCCTTGGGAGCCCATCCCGCAGCATTCAGGAGCTCCCCGTCCTCCTTGAATTTTGCCCTGAGAAGCCTCTCGGACTCACTTGAGAGCACTTCAAGGGTCTTCGCGCCCGGCTTCAGGATGTCATCAAGGACGAGGTACTTCCCGTCAGCAGACCAGTTGACCGTTGTGTACCAGTTCTCTGGATGAGCCATGTCTCTGCACATCTCGTAATGGTCAAAGACAAAAGAGGCATAACGGGGGGTGCTCCCTACCTGGGTGCAGGCCACGCTGCGCTCATTAGGCACTTCGGGCGGTCCTGAAGAGGTCTTGTCGTTTTTCATCTCCTTGAAAAAAGAGTCCCTCTCGCCCTCTGCGGTACGGAGCATCCTGCGGTTGAAGTCTTTCACGATGCCCTGTACTCCCATAATGGCGCAGTCTGTTGAAAGCTCCGGGTAGGAAAAGGTAAAAGCGCAGTCCTTTTCCTTCTTCTCAAGGGTCTTTATTGTCCACCTGAAGGTGCCCGCCTCTTTGCACCGGGCAGGGAGCGCCTGAAAGAAAAACAGAAGCAGCAGAACGGCAGTCATTACATGTTTCATGGAAACCTCCTCTTGATTTTCTAATAACAGGCCCACCTGAAACTCAGGACGTCCGTATGGACGGGGCACTGCGTGATATGGCCCATACCTGCATCTCCGAACATGAACGGGATATTCTTCTCCGAGTCAACCTGGAAGAGGTACCGCATCGTGGCACCGCACTTCGGGCACAGGGGATACTCGATGCCCTGGACCCAGAAGGGCCATCCGCCAAGCTTTTCGCCCTGCTTCGGCGTGTCAAGGCTCTCATACTCCTTTTCATCGGGGGCATCCAGCGTGATTCCCTTCCCGCTTAACTCTTCCCACCCGGGATAGTCATCTGCCTCATTCCATCCCACTATGATCTTCGCGGGAAAGTACCCTTCCGGGGGAGCCTCCCGGGGCTTTTCCACCTTGTCCGGGGAGATGATCCTTACAAGAGTGCACTTCGAAGAGGGCCATGAGGTCTCTGAATAATCACAGCCTGCGCCGGTGTTTGTGCAGTAGAAGAGTTGGAGAATGCCCCTGTCAGCCTTCACCTCTTTCCTGAATCCCGCGGGAAGCCCGGCGTAATCAAGCTGCACAAAAAGCTGCAGGGGCTTTTTGCAGTTCCTGCAGCGCGGCCATGATTCTCCCGGAAGAAGGCAGGGAATCCCGGAGAACTTTGATGCCGTGAGGTCGCCGTCACCGGCCCTTACCACGGGGAGCCAGGCCGTTCTTTTGACCTTTTCTAGCTTTTTCATGAGATTCTGAGTGACAGCTCCCTTCCCTGCGGGCGGCGGCAGGACCTTCTGGCAACCTGTGAGGACGGTGATGAAGACAATCACCAAAAGTAAAGCCTTCGTTCCGCTCTCCATTCCACCTCCCGAAAATATCTCTCTCTGACTTCTCCAGGAAGCCCCCTGCTCCTTCAGGCTCTCCCATGGAAAAGAAATAATAGGAGGGAGAGAGGTGCTTCCAGGCAAATATATGAGAGATGACAGAATTTTACCATGAGCTTCTCTGCAGGAACCTGCCTTCCCGTCCTCTGCCCGAGGCGGGGAAGATTCTTGTCACTGGGGCCACGGGATACATAGGCGGCAGGCTCATACCGGAACTCATAGGCCGCGGGTACCAGGTCGTGGCGATGGTGCGCCATGATGCCGATGCCTACCGGGAGCGATGGCCTGGTGCCACCGTTGTCGAAGGAGACGCCCTTGACAGGGAATCGCTCAAGAAGGCTCTTGAGGGAATAAGCACGGCCTATTACCTTATCCACTCCCTCCGCCTTGGTGAGAAGCACTTTGAAGAGGCCGACATCACCGCCGCGAAAAATTTCAGCGAAGCTGCCGCGGCCAGCGAGATCTCGCGGATTATTTACCTGGGCGGTCTTGGCGATGCACAGATGCCTCTCTCTCCCCATCTCAAGAGCAGGTTCACCACCGGCGTTGCCCTCATGGACGGCCCTACCCCTGTCACGGTGCTTCGCACTGCCATCATCATCGGCTCAGGAAGCGCATCATTCGAGATTATCAAGCATCTTGTGCGAAATCTCCCCCTCATACTTCTTCCTCCGTGGGCTTTCACGCTCTGCCAGCCCATCGCCATAAGGGATGTCCTCAAGTACCTCGTGGGAGCACTGGAAACCCCTTCGACGACAGGGGAGTTTTTTGATATCGGCGGACCTGACATTCTCATGTACGCCGATATATTGAAAGTATTCGCGGAGATTCTCGGAAGAAAGACACTTTTCCTGAGAGTGCCCTTCATCACAAGCTGCCGCCTTTTCGGCTACCTTGCAGGCCTCATCACCCCCGTGCCGGCGCCCCTTGTCATGGCCCTCATGGCAGGGTGCAAGGATGAAGTGATCTGCAAGGACAGCAGGATGAGGGATCTCCTCCCCTTTGAGCCCCTGCCCCTGAGAGAGGCCGTGGCCAGGGCTCTTGCCAGGGAAGAGCGCGCACAGGTGTTTACGAGATGGTCGGATTCCCGCTCCCACACGAGCGCCACCTTTGTCAGGCTTGCGGAGCTGAGAAAGCCGCCGCGGTTCTCGCTGAAAAAGTCCCTTGTCTCATCGAAAAGTGCCTCGTCGCTTTTTGAGACCATGTGCAATCTGGGGGGGGACGAAGGATGGTTTCACACCACAATTCTCTGGAAGGTGAGAGGGGTGATAGACAGGGCTATGCTCGGCGTGGGCATCGCCCGCGGGAGGAAGTGCTCTCCAGGCCTCTCCATCAACGATGTCATCGACTGCTGGCGCGTCGAGGACCTCAGGGAAAACGAG
This region of Candidatus Eremiobacterota bacterium genomic DNA includes:
- a CDS encoding HD domain-containing protein; its protein translation is MNKLRKPLEGSYFIAVFTLFGLIVGLIISIYHTVCTRSFDAFMMRPLVGGICGLCASSVHILLLWILKGLSRGRYHRPPAAQVLFFTLLLFLSFLTADRIFFPGSAENPVHSYWVYALTILSSVISSFIFVYCGISERISISLQVLGRYHLQVIQSLITVLEARDPSKRGHSKRVADGCILLARRLGLPEKTCEKLGRAALMHDLGLIFIDESLVMKESALTPEELTQIRLHPFIVKKILTPFNVLSWETEIIKTSQLFIYSVDLQKQGEKRMPAKTYFEYSLPGKKPDDLPLEARILSVVDFYDTLTHPRPYRQALSHENTIRQMYSECGTRFDRKVVSALEDMLKRKEWPLEEDRLEEVTGFEEEQIMKEIEETARNLGLLTASYRFLGTGNSAGQRAFVLTMAGSIFTGALTGLTLYATTSASQWLTIFLCQGVLAGALIFAVGFPLDRFLRRTRGSTLLGGPAGTFLSYALGAVAASLAMLHYFIYPATGTACIIDLFGALFTAVTALIAGTISLFFRLLQTASFELLKDQKRLRSLFFDLVCALSYALEAVDPYTKGHSEKVSIYARRLGEHLKLAPEKLEKLEKAALLHDIGKMAIDRTIINKPAKLTAEEYAIIKTHSAIGARTLEPFEHLRDLSVLVKAHHESFDGKGYPDRRKYDEIPLFSRIISIADTYDAMISDRAYRKGLPHEAAIAELRRCAGRQFDPDLVEPFIRTFDDMDL
- a CDS encoding cytidylate kinase-like family protein; this encodes MRTRVSSELVRKQIDIWEREKLHKKRLETTEDAPYFPVVTVSRQMGTGGVSIAEFVAKKLNFRLFDREIIEFIAERADIRKSAVETIDEGVHSIVEEYLHSFMGKEGFSASEYLRHLTEVILVTAGHGKTVIIGRGAHLLIKNRPLLRVRIVCPLATRIRSLAERENHTLKKSEEIIKKRDVERASFIKKNFQRDIDDATSYDLVVNTDKIAFEQAADIIVCAYRNLFGDKGVALS
- a CDS encoding RsiV family protein, translated to MKHVMTAVLLLLFFFQALPARCKEAGTFRWTIKTLEKKEKDCAFTFSYPELSTDCAIMGVQGIVKDFNRRMLRTAEGERDSFFKEMKNDKTSSGPPEVPNERSVACTQVGSTPRYASFVFDHYEMCRDMAHPENWYTTVNWSADGKYLVLDDILKPGAKTLEVLSSESERLLRAKFKEDGELLNAAGWAPKADNFKHFCMGGDGLHVFFLFYQIGPRPLGGPEITIPWKPLESSLTPRGKALLGK
- a CDS encoding DUF1963 domain-containing protein, with amino-acid sequence MESGTKALLLVIVFITVLTGCQKVLPPPAGKGAVTQNLMKKLEKVKRTAWLPVVRAGDGDLTASKFSGIPCLLPGESWPRCRNCKKPLQLFVQLDYAGLPAGFRKEVKADRGILQLFYCTNTGAGCDYSETSWPSSKCTLVRIISPDKVEKPREAPPEGYFPAKIIVGWNEADDYPGWEELSGKGITLDAPDEKEYESLDTPKQGEKLGGWPFWVQGIEYPLCPKCGATMRYLFQVDSEKNIPFMFGDAGMGHITQCPVHTDVLSFRWACY
- a CDS encoding DUF2867 domain-containing protein; the encoded protein is MTEFYHELLCRNLPSRPLPEAGKILVTGATGYIGGRLIPELIGRGYQVVAMVRHDADAYRERWPGATVVEGDALDRESLKKALEGISTAYYLIHSLRLGEKHFEEADITAAKNFSEAAAASEISRIIYLGGLGDAQMPLSPHLKSRFTTGVALMDGPTPVTVLRTAIIIGSGSASFEIIKHLVRNLPLILLPPWAFTLCQPIAIRDVLKYLVGALETPSTTGEFFDIGGPDILMYADILKVFAEILGRKTLFLRVPFITSCRLFGYLAGLITPVPAPLVMALMAGCKDEVICKDSRMRDLLPFEPLPLREAVARALAREERAQVFTRWSDSRSHTSATFVRLAELRKPPRFSLKKSLVSSKSASSLFETMCNLGGDEGWFHTTILWKVRGVIDRAMLGVGIARGRKCSPGLSINDVIDCWRVEDLRENEMLLLRGEMKLPGRGWLKLMIEPLEGKNRLELTAFFDTDSFWGPLYWIILLPFHHLIFMDILREIENWS